One segment of Antennarius striatus isolate MH-2024 chromosome 5, ASM4005453v1, whole genome shotgun sequence DNA contains the following:
- the cisha gene encoding cytokine-inducible SH2-containing protein — protein MILCVPGPRNPLPTPPSIEAPRGMRAGTVSPTPCLQSSPSLWDPTKDLRAIASNFYYLENSGWYWGAITAAQAHAALQEASEGAFLIRDSSHPLYMLTLSVRTARGPTSIRIQYSSAQFLLDSISPAQARLSTFPNVPSLVQYYMGPKMKAEEGKVEEEATTKSSPQTIQDTSVVLKLKQALYKPQSLPSLQHLTRLVINRHSDCPDQLPLPRPLLHYIQDYPFKV, from the exons ATGATTCTTTGTGTACCTGG TCCTAGAAATCCTCTGCCCACCCCTCCATCCATTGAAGCCCCACGGGGCATGCGGGCAGGAACCGTATCTCCGACGCCATGCCTCCAGAGCAGCCCCTCACTGTGGGACCCCACAAAGGACCTGCGGGCGATCGCCAGCAACTTTTACTATCTAGAAAATTCAG GTTGGTACTGGGGAGCCATCACTGCCGCCCAGGCCCATGCTGCGCTTCAAGAGGCGTCTGAAGGAGCCTTTCTGATCCGGGACAGCAGCCACCCTCTGTACATGCTGACCCTGTCTGTCAGGACTGCACGGGGTCCCACCAGCATACGGATCCAGTACAGCAGCGCACAGTTTCTGCTGGACTCCATCTCCCCTGCCCAGGCCAGGCTCTCCACCTTCCCTAACGTCCCCAGCCTGGTGCAGTACTACATGGGACCAAAGATGAAAGCAGAAGAagggaaggtggaggaggaagctACCACAAAATCCTCTCCGCAGACAATTCAGGATACTTCTGTGGTGTTAAAACTGAAGCAAGCGCTGTACAAGCCCCAGAGCCTGCCCTCCTTGCAGCACCTCACACGCCTCGTCATTAACAGACACTCTGACTGCCCCGACCAGCTACCACTCCCCAGACCTCTGCTGCATTACATTCAGGACTATCCCTTCAAGGTATGA